The following are encoded in a window of Thamnophis elegans isolate rThaEle1 chromosome 14, rThaEle1.pri, whole genome shotgun sequence genomic DNA:
- the TPPP3 gene encoding tubulin polymerization-promoting protein family member 3, whose amino-acid sequence MAESTDMESLQESFRKFAIYGDTKATGQEMNGKNWAKLCKDCKVIDGKGVTGTEVDIVFTKVKAKSSRVIGYEEFKRALEELAPKRFKDKSGEEAFNSICQLVAGKEPTNVGITKAKSVGAVERLTDTSKYTGSHKERFDETGKGKGKSGRENIVDNSGYVSSYKNAGTYDAKMKK is encoded by the exons ATGGCGGAGAGCACAGACATGGAATCCTTGCAGGAAAGCTTCCGGAAATTCGCCATCTATGGAGACACCAAAGCGACGGGGCAGGAAATGAATGGCAAGAACTGGGCCAAGCTGTGTAAAGATTGTAAGGTGATCGATGGAAAAGGCGTCACCGGCACGGAGGTGGACATTGTCTTCACCAAGGTGAA AGCAAAATCCTCCCGGGTCATCGGTTACGAGGAGTTCAAGCGGGCCTTGGAAGAACTGGCGCCAAAGCGGTTTAAGGATAAAAGTGGCGAGGAGGCTTTCAACTCCATCTGCCAACTGGTGGCAGGCAAAGAGCCAACCAACGTGGGCATCACT AAAGCCAAGAGTGTAGGGGCTGTGGAGCGGCTGACGGATACCTCCAAGTACACTGGATCCCACAAGGAACGCTTCGACGAGACCGGGAAGGGCAAAGGAAAGAGCGGGCGGGAGAACATCGTAGACAACAGCGGCTACGTATCGTCCTACAAGAACGCTGGCACCTACGACgccaaaatgaagaaataa